The following is a genomic window from Anaerolineae bacterium.
GGGGCCAGCGGGCTTCAGCGCTGGTCTGGGGTGTGGGCCGGCCCTTCATCTGAATGGGTGTCCGCTTCCACTTCAACGACGGCCGCGGCGATGGCCCAGCTCACCAGCCCCCAGCTCACCCCGGAGATCAGCACTGCTGTCAGGAAGGCGCGCAGGGTGAATGGGGCGAAGCCCCGGAACATGCCGATGGCGGCCAGAACCGCTCCCAGCAAGCCGAAGGCCAGGCCGATTTTGGCCGGCCCGCTCACTCTTTTCCACAAGGATGAGGACCGCGGCATCTGTGTTTGCCTCCCTACCGCTAATATCGAGCCCAGAGTTTGGCGGCGCGCTCGCGCGCCTGGGCGGCAATGCGTTCTTCGTCCAGGGTGAGGAGCTCGCCGGCGCGCATCAGCACCCTCCCGCCGACGATGGTCGTATGCACCTGCATGTCATCCTGCCCGAAGATGAGGTGCCAGGCGAAATTGTCCGCCGTCAGCGGCGTGCGCGGATGATATTCGACGAGGATCACATCCGCGAACGCGTTGGGTTGGAGGATTCCCAGCGGGGCAGGGAAGAGGGTGCCGGCGATGGCGCGACCGCCGGCGAAGGCAATGTCCAGCACTTCTTCTGCCGGCATGAGGCGCGGGTCCAGCGCCGCCAGCTTATGCACCAGGAAGGCGGCCTGCATCTCTGCCAGCATGTTGTTGGAGAAGCCGTCGTTCCCCAGCCCGACCACGATGCCGGCGCGCCGCAAGCGCGGGACGCGCGCCGTCCCGACCGCATTGTTCATGTTGGAGCGGGGATTGTGCGCCACCATGGTGTGGGTTTCCCGCAGGATGTCCACCTCAAAATCGTCAATATGGACGCAGTGCGCGGCGATGGTTTTGGGGCCTAACACGCCGGCGGCCTGCAGGCGTTCCAGCACGCGTTTGCCGGTGCGGCGCAGGGTCTCGGAGACATCCACCTTCCCCTCGGCGGCGTGGATATGACAGCCGGCGCCCAGCCCGCGCGCGGTCTCGACCGCTTCCTGCAGGGTTTTGTCCGAAAGGGTGAAGGAGGCGTGCAGTCCCATCAGGCCGGCCAGCAGGGGAGAGGGATTCGTCTGACAGCGGCGGATGAAGCGGGCGTTCTCGCGGATGCCGGCCGCGGCGGCCTCGGGGCCGTCCCGGTCGGAGACCTCATAGCACAGGCAGGCGCGCACGCCGGCCTGGCTGGTTACCTCCGCGATCAGGTCGAGGATGCCGTCAATGAAGCGCGGCGAGGCATGATGGTCAATCAGCGTGGTGGTGCCGTGGCGGATAGCGTCAACCAGACAGACCTCCACGCTGGAGCGGATGTCCTCGGGCCGCAGGGCCTTATCCAGCCGCCACCACAGGTTCTCCAACCTGGCGCGCAGGTCCGCCGGCGGCTCGATGCCGCGCGGCGGGATGCCGCGCGAGAGCGCGCCGTAGAAATGGGTGTGGGCACAGATGAAGCCGGGGAGGACCAGCCTGCCGCCGGCGTCCAGCACCTCGTCGTGCG
Proteins encoded in this region:
- the ssnA gene encoding putative aminohydrolase SsnA; translated protein: MLITHGTLITMDPGQPLIADGALRIAGDRIAEIGNSAELAARYPHDEVLDAGGRLVLPGFICAHTHFYGALSRGIPPRGIEPPADLRARLENLWWRLDKALRPEDIRSSVEVCLVDAIRHGTTTLIDHHASPRFIDGILDLIAEVTSQAGVRACLCYEVSDRDGPEAAAAGIRENARFIRRCQTNPSPLLAGLMGLHASFTLSDKTLQEAVETARGLGAGCHIHAAEGKVDVSETLRRTGKRVLERLQAAGVLGPKTIAAHCVHIDDFEVDILRETHTMVAHNPRSNMNNAVGTARVPRLRRAGIVVGLGNDGFSNNMLAEMQAAFLVHKLAALDPRLMPAEEVLDIAFAGGRAIAGTLFPAPLGILQPNAFADVILVEYHPRTPLTADNFAWHLIFGQDDMQVHTTIVGGRVLMRAGELLTLDEERIAAQARERAAKLWARY